CAAATGTTTACATGAAAATAGTAATAGTAGGGGGAGGGCCGGCGGGGTTGATATCAGGATTACATTTATTGGAAAAAGGAATATTGTCATTAGTCTTGGAAAAAAGAGGGAGATAGTCTCAACGGCTTGTGCTGAAG
Above is a genomic segment from Candidatus Thermoplasmatota archaeon containing:
- a CDS encoding FAD-dependent monooxygenase, with the protein product MKIVIVGGGPAGLISGLHLLEKGILSLVLEKRGR